The following is a genomic window from Bombus vancouverensis nearcticus chromosome 15, iyBomVanc1_principal, whole genome shotgun sequence.
GTTACTCACATCAACGCGGACGTCGACGAAGTCCCGCGAACGGAAGAATTCCGAGAATTTCTTACCGTAAATGGCGCGACACAAAAGGGAGAGGGTAGGGCACGTGACAAGGCACCAATTACGCATACGCAAAATCATGATTTTCTCAGGGACGTACgaaatggaagaaaatatttttatctttgatttcaataattttctttGTGATTCTTTTGCATTAATGAAATATATCTTAATCGTATTTTTCTTATAAGTTTATCGCAGGAAAAAGCACGTTATATCACAGTACCATTAATTTGATAACTTTTCGATAAATCAATAACTACTAAACATGGCGGAAAAGGAGGGAAAGGTAAAGAGAGAAAATTTGCATGTTAAAATGTACAATTATTCACTCTCCATACATGATACAAAAAGCatataaagaatattttcttaaatgtttacataacgttataaaacgttgtaacaacaaacgttataaaatgtgtaaaaatactgtacaaatataaatatacaatactTATATAAATACCTTTGTTTCCTTTGTTTCAAAATGACTTAACAGTTTGAAGAATTAAAGGTGGAAATACAAGAAATACAGCACCGGTAAGATATGTTGCCTTACTACCAATACACCAGAAAGCtgaaataataattcaataTAAATTACTGAATTAAATGATTCAATATTCTATCTTTACCTGAAGAAGCTACAATAGGTCCACAAGCTCGTGCTAATGCTCCAAGAGAACGAAAAACACCTGTTATTGCACCTTTTTGATGATCTGGACCAATACGTGTTACAAGCGTCATCATACATGTAACAACCATGGCAGTTGCTATAATGtatgaaaaagatataaaatttttatttattttaatcaaatataataaataatccaTAGATATTTGTTGTATTTCATATACATAAATTTATGTCACAATATACTCACAAATTGCAAACAGAAATACTCCAACTGACAATGTCAATATATCATTTGCTAAACCTACACAGATAAATGCTGGAATAATCAGCCATAAAccctaaaatatttaatatataataatataatttaatcaaTGTAAAATTAATAATGGCAGAAATAGTTGCTCTgtgttttcaaaatatttaccaATCCTGCAACAGACTTTGTTTTATTAGGTGGAATTGTTCGTACCCAACTTCCCTGCAAAATTGCCATAACTAATCCAATTCCCAAAAACATCCATCCTTGTTGCATGCTTGtaaatttaaacaaataatgAGTTAAGAAAGTTAAGGTAAATTCCAAGCCACTATACAcgaacaaatatatgaaatatgcaCAACCCAGTGTTTTTAAATCCTTTTTGTCtgaaattgtatatatatatatatatatatatgtatatataatttttattgatttctatAGAATTTATAATATGCTAATTTAAAGCAACTTCACCTTGCAAAGTTAGTCCAGACACTCCATTAAATTGGAATAGATCTATAGGATTAATGTAAGTAAGAATTCCAGAGGCACCAGTTACAAAATTACTAGTTCTACAATTCAACGGTAAAGATTCTTTTAAGTAGCAAACAGTAAAAAACAAGTCACTCGCTGCCAAGAAAAGAGCAAATACTGCAGGTATTATGTACCAAGTCCCTTTTCTATTATCACTAGAAATCCATGAAAAAAATGCTCCTATCATTGGACCTGCTACAAAGCCTATAGAAAAAGCTATGCCAACAAGTGcctgaaaataagaaagattaacttatttctttatttacattcatctgtCTTCAATGTATGTTGCATTTATTCATATGTTTATCTTAAACCTCACCATT
Proteins encoded in this region:
- the rtet gene encoding major facilitator superfamily domain-containing protein rtet, with protein sequence MAKIKDNTVQIIFISLLLDLLAFTMILPLLPALLDYYKEIEDNQGIYFKILYYIQNARKFFDAPDKVNTVLYGGFLGSMYSFLQFLSAPIVGALSDIYGRKPLMIFCLTGIALSYLLWALSCNFAIFVLARFVGGISKGNINLSMAIISDVTSPKTRGKAMALVGIAFSIGFVAGPMIGAFFSWISSDNRKGTWYIIPAVFALFLAASDLFFTVCYLKESLPLNCRTSNFVTGASGILTYINPIDLFQFNGVSGLTLQDKKDLKTLGCAYFIYLFVYSGLEFTLTFLTHYLFKFTSMQQGWMFLGIGLVMAILQGSWVRTIPPNKTKSVAGLGLWLIIPAFICVGLANDILTLSVGVFLFAISTAMVVTCMMTLVTRIGPDHQKGAITGVFRSLGALARACGPIVASSAFWCIGSKATYLTGAVFLVFPPLILQTVKSF